A genomic stretch from Odocoileus virginianus isolate 20LAN1187 ecotype Illinois chromosome 25, Ovbor_1.2, whole genome shotgun sequence includes:
- the LOC139031078 gene encoding keratin-associated protein 6-1, whose protein sequence is MCGYYGNYYGGLGCGSYGYGGLGCGYGSCYGSGFRRLGCGYGCGYGYGARSLCGSGYGYGSRSLSGCGYGCGSGYGSGFGYYY, encoded by the coding sequence ATGTGTGGCTACTACGGAAACTACTATGGCGGCCTGGGCTGTGGCAGCTACGGCTACGGAGGCCTGGGCTGTGGCTATGGCTCCTGCTATGGCTCTGGCTTCCGCAGGCTGGGCTGTGGCTATGGCTGTGGCTACGGCTATGGCGCCCGCTCTCTCTGTGGAAGTGGCTACGGCTATGGCTCCCGCTCTCTCTCTGGCTGTGGCTATGGATGCGGCTCTGGCTATGGCTCTGGTTTTGGCTACTACTATTGA
- the LOC110135153 gene encoding keratin-associated protein 6-1-like has product MCGYYGNYYGGLGCGSYGYGGLGCGYGSCYGSGFRRLGCGYGCGYGYGARSLCGSGYGYGARSLCGSGYGYGSRSLSGCGYGCGSGYGSGFGYYY; this is encoded by the coding sequence ATGTGTGGCTACTACGGAAACTACTATGGCGGCCTGGGCTGTGGCAGCTACGGCTACGGAGGCCTGGGCTGTGGCTATGGCTCCTGCTATGGCTCTGGCTTCCGCAGGCTGGGCTGTGGCTATGGCTGTGGCTACGGCTATGGCGCCCGCTCTCTCTGTGGAAGTGGCTACGGCTATGGCGCCCGCTCTCTCTGTGGAAGTGGCTACGGCTATGGCTCCCGCTCTCTCTCTGGCTGTGGCTATGGATGCGGCTCTGGCTATGGCTCTGGTTTTGGCTACTACTATTGA